GAAACCAGCCAAACCCGAAGAACCGGACCTGTTGCCGGCGATGGGTTTGTTTACAATCCTGATTCCTATGCTGTTGTCTATGACCGCCTTCTCCAAGCTTGCTATCGTTGAAATCAACATGCCGGAACGCAGCATGATGAACATGGACAACGATACGCCTCCGGAACCGGACCAGCAGGCTCTGAACCTTTCGCTCGCTATCACTGACCAGTATCTGGTGATTGGTGCCCGCGGTGGTTTCCAGCCGAATGTCTACTTCAAGGAAATGTGGACATTCCGTTGCAAGTCCGATGCGCAGCTCATTACGTATGCGCCGGAAGATGTGAAGTCGGCCGTGGAGAGCGGTCATGGTCCCAAGTGCAAGGATGGCTCTGAGATGGATAAAGAAAAGTATCTTTATGAAATCGAGACCATCGAACTTTGGGCAATCAACAAGGAATCCGAAGAAGATCCGGGCCGCGTGATTTGGGCCGTGTATTCTTCTCAGTCTGAAAATGTGCCGGATAGTGCCTACGTAGATGGCAACAACGCCTTCCTCGCCGCTCCTGGTGAAGGTCCCATGGGCCTGACCCCGCCGCCGATGCTGAAGAAGCCGAGCGCTGGTGCCGTTCTTGCAACGATCGATCCGAACTCGGCTCGTACGCTGAAACCGGATGTCGCCGCGAAGAACATCATCTACCCGCTTTCCGCCTATGACCTGATCGCTAAGGACCTGATTCAGATCCATACGCAGTTCATTGACCTCGAAGACGTCGATAACATCATCATCGTTGCTAACGAC
The sequence above is drawn from the Fibrobacter sp. UWH4 genome and encodes:
- a CDS encoding biopolymer transporter ExbD, translated to MAREVKKPAKPEEPDLLPAMGLFTILIPMLLSMTAFSKLAIVEINMPERSMMNMDNDTPPEPDQQALNLSLAITDQYLVIGARGGFQPNVYFKEMWTFRCKSDAQLITYAPEDVKSAVESGHGPKCKDGSEMDKEKYLYEIETIELWAINKESEEDPGRVIWAVYSSQSENVPDSAYVDGNNAFLAAPGEGPMGLTPPPMLKKPSAGAVLATIDPNSARTLKPDVAAKNIIYPLSAYDLIAKDLIQIHTQFIDLEDVDNIIIVANDDTQFDKIIQLMDRAKEAGFSKINLAKLGG